Sequence from the Natronomonas marina genome:
GTGTCCCGCGTTGTTGCATCTCCACCCGACGCTTCTCGAACTCTCGACACCAGTGGTCGTACTCGTCACCACTCCAGAACGTGCCCGTACTACTGACGGCAAGGCTGTTCACGCCGAGGTCGATCCCGAGGACTGTTTGGTGCTCGGTATCGTCCGAACCCTCGATTTCAACAGCGTTACCGTCTGTGTCTACTTTCCGTGTTTTGACGTGGAAGTAGAACTCGTCGGTGGCTTGCTCGTACTGGAGTGTACTCGTCCGAAACTCGTAGTCGTCCGAAAGGACGTACTCCTCGTATGGTGTTGGACTGTCTGCTGGCAACTCGAAGCCACACTCGATGCGTCCGTTCACTGTGGAGAGTGAGATTTTGTTCCGATAAAATGTGGCACTGCGCTTGTCGTAGACCATGCTCCACGAGGTGAACGCTGGCTTGTTCGTCCGTTTGCCTTTCTTCCAGCGGTCAACGCCGCTATCGACGGCGTGGACAGCACGCCGAATGGCTTCCTGGACGAGGTTTGCCGTAAGGTCGGTTTCCTCGCGGAGTCGGTCGTACAACGCATCTCTGGCTGTCACGTTCGAGGTGATGCAATTTTCGTAGTTGGTGTTGTCCCAGCAGTAGTCACTCGCCTCGTTCGCGCAGTACAGGAATTGATCGGCCGTTTCGTGGAGGTCATCGTGGTACTCATCGGGAACAACGAGTTTGACCGGCGCGGTACGCCTGACCTCCATACTTCAGATGTTGTTCCGACGGTACTTAAAATTCGGGAGTCAGACAGCCACAGTCCCGTCATTTGTGTCACGGAGTGTCGGCTTCTGCGCGCGGGCTCTGCCCGCTCGCACGGCCCGAGGCGCTCCGCGCCTCGCTGTCCTCCCC
This genomic interval carries:
- a CDS encoding RNA-guided endonuclease InsQ/TnpB family protein, with translation MEVRRTAPVKLVVPDEYHDDLHETADQFLYCANEASDYCWDNTNYENCITSNVTARDALYDRLREETDLTANLVQEAIRRAVHAVDSGVDRWKKGKRTNKPAFTSWSMVYDKRSATFYRNKISLSTVNGRIECGFELPADSPTPYEEYVLSDDYEFRTSTLQYEQATDEFYFHVKTRKVDTDGNAVEIEGSDDTEHQTVLGIDLGVNSLAVSSTGTFWSGDEYDHWCREFEKRRVEMQQRGTQAAHNALLRLGKRERAWRKQYIHTVANEIVDEANDQNCDVIVFEDLTDIRERLPHADWHHVWAFRRLVEYVEYKAPESGVAVEQVEPDHTSQRCSHTDCGFTHEDNRDGEQFKCLKCGYEINADYNGAKNVGLRYMRKRKHSLRSSPTSGGADAPVDVRVNGGMLNGDGYRPPADS